Proteins encoded within one genomic window of Longimicrobiaceae bacterium:
- the galE gene encoding UDP-glucose 4-epimerase GalE — MKVLVTGGAGYIGSATVLQLVEAGDEVVVFDDLSQGHREAVHPDAVLVEGDLADRAAVDRALAEHRPEGILHFASRTLVGESMERPFLYLGENVRNGLNLLESAAEHGVRRFILSSTANLFGLPDRIPIEEDAPIRPGSPYGESKYLLERMLHWMDDRFGMRYAALRYFNACGAVSPERGEDHDPETHLIPLVLQVALGQRESVTIFGDDYDTPDGTCVRDYVHVADLAQAHVLALRALDRGSRTYNLGNGRGFSVREVIETARAVTGHPIPAVVGPRRPGDPAVLVAGSGRIRRELGWEPRHPDLRGIVESAWAWHRAH; from the coding sequence ATGAAGGTGCTGGTCACGGGGGGCGCCGGGTACATCGGGAGCGCCACGGTTCTGCAGCTGGTCGAGGCGGGCGACGAGGTGGTGGTCTTCGACGACCTGTCGCAGGGGCACCGGGAGGCGGTCCACCCGGACGCCGTGCTGGTGGAGGGCGACCTGGCCGACCGCGCGGCGGTGGACCGGGCGCTGGCGGAGCACCGGCCGGAGGGGATCCTGCACTTCGCCTCGCGCACGCTGGTGGGGGAGTCGATGGAGCGGCCCTTCCTCTACCTGGGGGAGAACGTCCGCAACGGGCTGAACCTGCTGGAGAGCGCGGCGGAGCACGGGGTGCGGCGCTTCATCCTGTCGTCCACGGCCAACCTGTTCGGGCTCCCGGACCGCATCCCCATCGAGGAGGACGCCCCCATCCGTCCGGGGAGCCCGTACGGCGAGTCCAAGTACCTGCTGGAGCGGATGCTTCACTGGATGGACGACCGCTTCGGGATGCGCTACGCGGCGCTCCGCTACTTCAACGCCTGCGGCGCGGTGTCGCCGGAGCGGGGCGAGGACCACGACCCGGAGACCCACCTCATCCCCCTGGTGCTGCAGGTGGCGCTCGGGCAGCGCGAGAGCGTGACCATCTTCGGCGACGACTACGACACCCCGGACGGCACCTGCGTGCGCGACTACGTGCACGTGGCCGACCTGGCGCAGGCGCACGTGCTGGCGCTGCGCGCGCTGGACCGGGGGAGCCGCACCTACAACCTGGGGAACGGCCGCGGCTTCAGCGTGCGCGAGGTGATCGAGACGGCGCGCGCCGTGACCGGGCACCCCATCCCGGCCGTGGTGGGCCCGCGCCGCCCCGGCGACCCGGCCGTGCTGGTGGCGGGGAGCGGCCGGATCCGGCGGGAGCTGGGGTGGGAGCCGCGCCACCCGGACCTGCGCGGGATCGTCGAGAGCGCCTGGGCCTGGCACCGGGCGCACC